CAATTTCTTTAGAAGAGCCTCGCTTGTAAGCACCAATGTTAATTAAATCCTCAGCTTCCTCATACGTTGAGAGCAAGAAACGCACTCGATCTGCTGCTTGTCTATGTTGATCATCTACTAAATCAGCCATCACTCGGCTCACACTCTTCAACACATTTATAGCTGGAAACTGTCCTTTATTCGCTAGACGACGATCTAAGACTAAGTGACCATCTAATATCCCTCTCACCGCATCAGCAATGGGTTCATTCATATCATCACCATCAACTAACACCGTATAAAAGGCTGTGATACTTCCACGTACGTCTGTCCCTGAGCGTTCTAAGAGCTTAGGTAACATCGCAAAAACAGATGGTGTATACCCTTTAGTAGTAGGTGGCTCCCCAATCGCTAGACCTACTTCTCTTTGAGCCATAGCAAATCGTGTGACAGAGTCCATCATCAAGTTCACATCATATCCCTGATTCCGAAAGTATTCCGCAATAGCTGTTGCTGTCATCGCACCTTTAATTCTCATTAATGCCGGTTGATCAGAAGTTGCTACGACTAAGATAGTACGCTTCAGCCCTTCTTCCCCGAGATCACGTTCGATAAAGTCTTTCACTTCACGTCCACGCTCTCCAATCAATGCAATCACATTAAGATCGGCTGATGAATTTTTAGCAAGCATTGAAAGTAACGTACTTTTTCCGACACCACTACCAGCAAAAATACCAATCCGTTGACCTTTTCCTACTGTAAACAAGCTATCGATGGATCGGATACCAAGGCTCATCTTTTGCTCAATCCTTGGTCGGGCAAGTGGGTTTGGGGGCTGATTATCCGTTGGAAACGACGTTAATCCTTTAGGCAAGGATGACTGGTCTAATAATTCCCCGCACCCATCTACCACTTTGCCAATTAAACTCGTACCCACTTTAATTTCAAGAGGTTTGCCCGTTGCTTCTACTAAGCTGCCTGGTGCTATTTCAGTGATTCCGTTTAGTGGCATAAGTAGAACATATTCATTTCGAAACCCGACTACTTCTGCTCGTACTCGTTTTTGTTGATGTTTTCCAATTAGAATGTAGCAAAGGTCCCCAATCGAAGCGATCGGTCCTTTTGATTCAATCATTAACCCTACTACTCTTGATACTCTCCCATACCATTTATAAGGTGAGAGTGTAGAAACCGAGTTAATTAAAGACTTCGCTTTCATGATCAACCTCCTCGAGTTGAACGAGTAGCTGCTTTTTCAGCTCTTCTAATTGATGATCTACGGTAGCGTCGATTCGTCCGAATTTCGATTCAATAATACAGCCATTCTCAGAAAGTTGCGCATCGGCATATATGTAGAGCACTTCCGTGTGACTTAGCAGATGTTGTAGCTCTTCTTTTTGTTGACGGGTACGCTCGAACCAAGTAGGATGCACATATATTTTTACTTCTTCATGTTCCTGAACTTCCTTGATCACTTGTTTTACCAGTTGGCCCCAAAGAGGTGAGTCTGGCTCGAGATGCTCATTGATCATTCGCTTGGTCAGCTCGACAGCAAGTTCAACGATAACCGGCTCGGCATCTGCTAACACTTTGTTGTACTCGTCTTTTGCGCTCATTATAACCGTATTCGCTTCTTCAATTACCGCTGAGTACTCACTGAAACCATCTTCTCTTCCTTGCTGCAAGCCTTCTTTGTACCCTTGTTCTTTCATGTGCTCAAAGGCTACTTCTTGTTGTTCAGTGGCTTGTTGTTGGTCGCGCTCTAACTGCTCATACATTTTTTCAATATCTTTCTTAGCTTGTTCAATCATTTCCTCAGCTTCTTGTTTCACTTCTTTTAACTGTCTTGTCTTGGCTCTCTCAAACTCTAGATGGCCTCCCGATTGCACATCGCCATCTTCTTCACTTGAATCTATCAATAATTGAAATGCGTTTTCTTCAAATAAATTACGAATGGTGATCGTTTTCACTTCTTGGTCCGTCGCTGTTGATTGGCGTGATTTAATGAGTTTAGACAATCACATCATCTCCTCCGCCACGAGCAATAACGATCTCCCCTGACTCTTCAAGACGGCGAATAACCGAAACAATTCTTGTTTGGGCCTCTTCTACATCTCTCAATCTAACAGGACCCATAAATTCCATTTCATCTTTAAATGTCTCTGCCATCCGCTGTGACATATTATTAAAGACAATTTCCTTCACTTCATCGCTAGCTACTTTTAATGATAATTGAAGGTCTTCATTTTCTACATCTCGAATGACTCTTTGAATCGAACGATTATCGAGTGTGACAATATCTTCAAAGACAAACATTCTTTTCTTGATTTCCTCTGCAAGCTCAGGGTCTTGAATTTCAAGGGCATCTAATATCGTTCGTTCTGTTGAGCGGTCAACACTGTTTAACACATCTACCACTGATTCAATACCACCAGCATCTGTATAATCCTGAGTCATCGTAGACGAAAGTTTCTGCTCTAAAATTGATTCAACCTCATTAATGATTTCAGGAGAAGTGCTATCCATTAATGCGATTCTTCTAGCCACATCTGCTTGAACTTCTTGTGGAAGCTCTGAGAGGATTTGGCCTGCTTGAGTGGAATCCAAGTAGCTCAAGATTAAAGCAATCGTCTGCGGATGCTCATTTTGGATAAAATTTAAAATTTGAGATGGTTCTGACTTTCTAGCAAAATCAAATGGTCGTACTTGAAGAGTCGATGTTAAACGATTAATGATGTCCATAGCATTTGACTCTCCTAATGCTTTTTCAAGGATGCTTTTGGCATAACCAATTCCACCTTGAGCAATATAGTCTTGAGCTAAGACAAGCGAATGAAATTGTTCTAAAATCTCGTCTTTCATCTCACTATCGACTTTCCGAACATTTGCAATCTCTAACGTTAGCTGCTCGATCTCTTCCTCCGATAAATGTTTATACACTTGAGCGGAAACATCAGGCCCAAGTGAGATTAGGAGGATTGCCGCTTTTTGCTTACCTGATAACGATTTTTTAGTTGCTTGTGCCAACCGTCTTCCCTCCTAATCCTCAGATAACCACGTACGAAGTAGTTTCGAAAATTCTTCTGGCTTATCTTTAGCCATCTTTTCAAGTTGTTTTCTTTTCGTTGCTTGAACACCCGTATCTTCATTAGGAAGATCTGGAAGAAAATCAGTCTCTTCTTGAATAATTACCTGTTCTTCTTCAATTTCACGTTTGCGTTTTCGATTTAAAAGGAATAGCAACAATATAATTGTCACAATTAGTAGACCACCTACTACATACATCCAAACCGGGATCGCCATTTCATTTACAGCTTCTAATTCAACTTTCCCTGCAAACGGTCCAGAAACAATAGAAATGTTTTGATTAATCGCTTCTTCTGTGAGTTCATCAGCGTATACGCCTGATATGCTCGTTCTTACGATGGTTCCTAAAATTTGTTGAATATCATTTAAGCGTTCTTGCGGAAGAACATCCATACCATCTGGTGGCTCTACCATAACTTGAATACCTAAATCTCTTATTTTGTATGGACTCTCAACGATATCTCGATTAATTCGATTCACTTCGTTATTAATTCGATCTTCCGTCCGCTCATAATCCGTTTCTCCTTGCCCAAAAGCGCCTGGGAAGTTAGGAATACCATCTCCCGCACCCTCAACACCACCTGGAGGCGTACCTTCGCCAGTGTAAGTCTCTGTGATTCGTTCAATACTGACTGCAATACCTTCCATATTTTCTGGATCAACCGGTTCAACAAGCGACTCTTGTCGGTTCTCTTGGGTAAAATCAATATCTGTCGTAACAGATACTAACACTTTGTCTTGCCCGACTACCGTTCCTAACATTCTCTGTAGATTTTTTGTCAAATCTCTTTCGATTTCACGCTGAACAGCTCTCTGTTGCTCAAAAGCTGTTAACGTTGTTGCTGGATTCGAATCTTGCTCATAAAAATAATCCTCAAACATTTGGTTCATAATGACGATATTCTCTATAGGTAGATTCGGAACACTTTTTGATACTAAATGATAAAGTGCTTTTACTTGACTCTGCTCTAATTGATACCCAGGTGATAAATCAACAATGACAGATGCAGTCGCAGCTTCTTGTGTTGTATTTAGCCAAACACTTTCCTCCGGTAAAGTAATCATCACATTCGCATTATTCACACCATTAATATTACGGATAAGGTCTGCTAATTCGGTCTGCATTAACCCACGTTCCATAATCGTAAACTCATTATCTGTCATCCCAAAACCCATTTGATCTTGGAAAAAGCTATAATCGATGCTTCCACTTCTCGGAATGCCTTCTGCAGCCAAATCAACTTTTAGACTATCAACTAAAGCTTCTGGAACTAGTATTGTCGAGCCATTATCGGAGATTTCTGCTGGAATTCCTCTTGCATCTAACGTTTCTTTAATTTGCCCGGTTTCTTGCAAACTTAAGTTGCTGTATAGAGGGACGTTATTCGTTCGATTTCCTAATAAAACTAAAAGAATAAGTACGAGTATGACAGCACCTACAGATCCTATAAGAATTCCTCTTTGTTTTGTTGTGCGCTCGCCCCAATACTCTGTTACCTTCTGCTTGTATAGTACAAATTTCTCGTTCATGCGCCCTCCTACACCCTACATTACAAATTACTGACAAAATATTGTGATGGCTTTTTTTATTATACTTGCATTCTCATAATTTCCTGATAGGCTTCCATGACCTTATTCCTAACTTCCACTGTAGCTTGTAAGGCGATACTTGCTTTCTGTCCTGTTATCATGACATCATGCAAATTATCAATTTCTCCCGCTGCCAATTGTTCAGTTTTTATTGCTGAAATATTTTGTAATTCATTCACATTCTGTACCGCTTCACTTAGAGCCGCTTTAAAGGTGTTCTGTGCTTCATTTACCGTTTTCATTGGTTTTTGAATCGTTCCTACTTGGTTTTGAACCAAAAAGGGCGATGTATTTATGCGGTAATCCATCTAATTCGACCTCCTAACGACCGATTTCTAGTGCTTTCATTAACATATTCTTGTTGGCATTTAAGGTCGTCACATTGGCTTCATAAGCCCTTGTCGCCGTCATTAAATCCACCATCTCGCGTAACGGGTCTACGTTCGGTAATTCCACGTACCCTTCATCATTCGCATCGGGATGTTCAGGGTTATACACTAACTTAAATGGAGTTTGATCTTCAACAATCCCTGACACCTTTACACCGTTACCCACTTCGTTATTAGTCCCCATGGCTCGGTCTAAAAAGCTGGAGAAAGGATTTTTTCCATTCGGTTCAACAACAACCATTTTCCTGCGATAAGGGACCCACTCACCATCAACCATCTGCGCTCTAGTCGTGTCTGCATTGGCCATATTCGCTGAAACCACGTCCATACGTAGACGCTGCGTTGTTAGAGCAGAGGCATTAACATTCAAACCATGGAAAATTGACATCGTTATTAATTCCCCCCTCTAATTGTTGATTGTAAGCCTTGGAATCTACTATTTAACCGTTCGATTAACGCATTATAATAGATTTGGTTTTTAGCAAGCTCGGCCATTTCTAAATCAATGTCGACGTTATTTCCATTGTGGTTATAAGTTGTATTCCTGTTTATATCAACTATTGGTTCATTCGAGCTTTGACTAAAGTTGACATGTTTTTCATTTGTTTTATGCGCTTGTAATTGATTATTCATGGCACTGTTTAATGTATGCTTAAAACTGACTTTTTTTGCGCTGTAGTTTGGCGTCCCTGCGTTAGCTATATTCTGAGACATTGCATGTTGCCTCATCTGCGAACCATCTAACCCACGCTCAAGCGCTTGAAAAGTTGAACCAGAAAATAAATTCATTCTCGTCACACCTTTCGACATAATTCTTTTTCATTAGTGATAATTCTGTTTGTATAAACAAAATTATACACATTTTCACATAATAATCACTAAGAAAATTGTAATAAATATAAGTCTAAAAGTCTAATGAACATTCGATTAAAGTAGGAATCGATAATAAAGAACCATTAAATTTTGAGTCCTTTAGTCCGTGTATCCACTACACCTATCATACCATAGTATTATTTGTCGTATTTTCAACCTATGTTATTTACAGTCCGTTTACATATTCTTATGATTTTCCTCATATATAGACAGAATTCTACAAAAAAAAGACCACCGTGGTGGTCTTTTTCCCTCTAAGCATTGAAATACTTATTTTATTTTGTTTTAATCTTGTCCAATTCCATTAGGAACTTATCATTAAGAACTTTAATGTATGTCCCTTTCATACCTAGTGAACGAGATTCAATAACTCCTGCACTTTCTAATTTACGAAGAGCATTTACGATAACTGAACGAGTAATACCTACACGATCAGCAATTTTACTAGCAACTAATAAGCCTTCTTTTCCATCAAGCTCTTGGAAGATGTGTTCAACAGCTTCTAGTTCACTATAAGACAATGAACTAATTGCCATTTGCACGACCGCTTTGCTACGAGCTTCCCCTTCAATTTCTTGAGTCTTCTCATGCAAAATTTCCATCCCTACCACTGTCGCTCCATACTCAGCTAAGATTAAATCATCGTCATTAAATGAGTCGTTTAAGCGAGCTAAGATAAGTGTCCCTAGACGTTGTCCACCTCCAAGAATTGGTACAATTGTAGTTAAGCCATGCTGAAATAAATCTTTATTCTCAATAGGGAACGCTGTGTAATCACTATGAATATCAAGGTTTGGAGAGGTTTCTTCTACTTTAGATAGGCCTCCTGTATACTCTTCAGGGAACTGACGGTCTTCAAGCATTTTTTTCATTCTCTCATTTTCAATCTCTTGTTTAATCGAGAATCCAAGTAATTTCCCACGTCGACTAACGACAAAAACATTTGCACTGATGGCATCACGTAGTGTCTCGGCCATGTCCTTAAAATTAACTTGTTGCCCACCTGATTTTTGTAACATTTCATTAATTTGTCTTGTTCTTGATAATAAATTCATTTCAAATTCCTCCTAGGAAAACTACAAAATATACTGGCTCAAATCGCGATTTTTCGCGATAGATGCTAATTTTTCTTCGACATATTCTGGTGTAATGACGATCTCTTCAAGCGTAATATCGCATGCTTCATACGAAAGATCTTCTAATAATTTTTCAAGCACGGTATGAAGCCTTCTTGCTCCAATATTCTCTGTGTCTTGATTGACCTCCGTTGCAATTTTCGCAATCTTACGAACAGCCTCGTCAGTAAATGTAACTTTTATACCTTCCGTTTCTAAAAGAGCTGAATATTGTTTGAGTAATGCATTATCAGGCTCTACTAAAATTCGTACAAAATCATCGACCGTTAGGTTATTTAATTCCACACGAATTGGGAAGCGTCCTTGCAGTTCTGGGATTAAGTCAGATGGTTTGGCAATATGGAAGGCACCGGCTCCAATAAATAGCATATGATCTGTTTTAACAGCTCCATGCTTTGTTACAATAGTTGATCCTTCAACAATCGGTAAAATATCGCGTTGTACACCTTCTCTTGACACGTCCGCAGTTTGCTGTGACTTCCCGGCCACTTTATCAATTTCATCAATAAAGATAATTCCAAGCTGCTCAGCTCGTTCGACAGCAACTTGTGTTACTTCATCCATATCGATTAATTTTTGAGCCTCTTCTTCTGTTAAAATTTTTCTAGCATCAGAAATCGACATCGTACGCTTTTTTCGTTTTTTAGGCATCATACTTCCTAACATATCTTGCATGTTCATTCCCATTTGTTCCATCCCTGCACCTTGGAACATATCCATGAAACTTTGAGTTTGTTCTTCGACTTCTAAAGTAATCATTCGATCCTCTAATTCACCTAATGCAAGCTGATGAGCCGCCCTCCGTCTTTGATCTTTCAACGTGGCTTCTTCTACGTTTGTGTCATCTTCTTCGCCTTTTTGACCTGGTTGATTACCAAAGATCATTTCAAACGGGTTTTTGTACGACGATGATGGTTTTTTTTTCGAAGGGATTAAAAGCTCAACAATTCGTTCGTTCGCACGCTTTAATGCTTCTTCTTTTACCCCATCCATTTTTTCTTCTTTAATGATTCTTACACTTGTTTCAACCAGATCACGAACCATCGACTCTACATCACGACCAACGTATCCTACTTCTGTAAATTTCGTTGCCTCGACTTTAATAAATGGCGCTCCGACTAGTTTCGCTAATCGGCGAGCAATTTCTGTTTTACCTACACCCGTCGGTCCGATCATTAGGATGTTTTTAGGTGTGACTTCATCTCTTAATTTTTCATCAAGCAAACTTCGTCGGTAACGGTTTCGAAGAGCAATTGCAACAGACTTCTTAGCTCCTTCTTGACCGACAATGTATTGGTTAAGACGTTCGACAATTTCTTTAGGTGTAAGGTTTGAATTCATCGAAATCACTCTCCATCTATAGAAGTTCTTCCACAACCAAATTCAAATTTGTGTACACACAAATTTCTCCGGCTGTTTCGAGTGCTGCTGTAGCAATTTCCTTTGCAGATAAGTTCGGTGCGTGTTTTTTTAATGCTCGACCAGCTGATAACGCATAATTGCCACCTGAACCAATGGCTAGTATGCCATCATCTGGTTCAATCACTTCACCTGTACCTGAAACGAGCAAGACATGTTCTCGGTCCATAACGATGAGCATAGCTTCTAATCGTCTAAGTACCTTGTCACTTCGCCATTCTTTCGCCAGTTCAACTGAAGCTCTTTGTAAATTGCCATTATACTCTTCAAGACGTGATTCAAATTTCTCAAATAAAGTAAACGCATCTGCCACAGACCCGGCAAATCCAGCTAATACTTTGCCTTGATAGATTTTACGGACTTTTTTTGCTGTATGCTTCATCACTACAGCATTTCCAAATGTTACTTGCCCGTCACCAGCCATGGCACATTGTCCATTATGTTGCACGGCAAAAATCGTTGTTGCATGGAACGTCATATCGCCATTCATTTAGTATCCTCCTCATTATCCCCATCATTGTTCCCTAAGCTCTTGGGTGATGATTTTTATATACATCACGCAACCGATCTTTTGTCACATGCGTGTAGATTTGAGTCGTTGATAACTGTTCATGACCTAATAATTCTTGCACCACACGAAGGTCCGCGCCGTTGTTTAGCAAGTGTGTAGCAAATGAATGCCTAAGATCATGCGGGCGTACATGTTGATGCAAATTTGCTTGCTGGACTCGTTTTGAGACAATGGTTCGAATACTTCGATCGGACAGCGGACCGCCGCGATAATTCAGAAAAAGGTGTTTAGTCTCACCATTCCCCTTTTTTAATAAGTTTACTCTTGCATCGTTCAAGTATTCCGAAAGTGCATCTATTGCAAACGATCCTACGGGAATATATCGCTCTTTCCGTCCCTTTCCGGTCACAAATACTGTCCCTATATGAAAATCAATATCTGAAACGATTAATTGACTACATTCACTCACTCGCATACCAGTTGCATAAATTAGCTCAAGAATGGCTCGATCTCTAAAATCTAGAGGCCCTTCTCCACTAAATGCCTCAAATAATTGAAGCATTTCTTCTTCATATAAAAATGTTGGCAGTTTCATTGATTTTTTGGGTAAATGTGTTTGGGCAAAAACATTCTGATCTATATGTTTTTCACGAATTAAAAAATGAAAGAAACTACGCATCGCTGATATTTTCCGTGCTACTGAATTTCTTTTATATGACTGTTCGTGAAGAGCGGTTAAGTACGAGCGCACAAAAAGTTGCGTCACATCAGTAAATGAGTGACATGTATGCTCATCCATGAACTGACAAAAGTGTTCAATATCTCGTTCATAGTGATTAATTGTATGTAAAGAATAGTTTTTTTCGACTTGCAGATAACGAATAAAGGCTCGAATCCAACCTTCTTCAACTTTGATTAACACCTATATCACCTCACAGAGCTACTAAATTCTATCATGAATTAGTAGCTCTGACAATGACATTTACAATTTTTTCACAAAATTCTGAATTGAACCTAGAGCGCGTGAAGCTAGCTGTTCATAGCGTTCTTTTTTGTTACGAATACGATTTTCAAGTGGTGGTAATAGACCGAAGTTCGCATTCATTGGTTGGAAATTCTTCGGGTTAGCGGTTGTAATATAGTTTGCCATGCTCCCAAGAATCGTTTCTTCAGGTAGTGTTACAAGCTCTTTCTCTTCAATCAGTCTAACTGCGTTCAGTCCAGCAATTAACCCTGCTGCTGCTGATTCAACATAACCCTCAACACCCGTAATCTGTCCTGCAAAGAAGAGATCCTCACGATCTTTGTACTGATATGTCGGCTTCAACAGATTTGGAGAATTAATAAACGTATTACGATGCATCACACCATAACGCACAACTTCTGCATTCTCTAAACCAGGAATCAGCTTCAACACTTCTTTTTGCGGTCCCCATTTTAAATGAGTTTGGAAACCTACTAAGTTATATAATGTCCCAGATTGATTATCTTGACGGAGTTGAACAACCGCATATGGACGCTTCCCTGTTTCAGGATGCTCTAGACCTACTGGTTTTAGAGGTCCAAACAACATCGTTTTCTTTCCGCGCTTAGCCATGACCTCAATCGGCATGCATCCTTCAAAGAAAATTTCTTTTTCAAATTCTTTTAAAGGGACCGTTTCTGCTGAAATTAATGCTTCATAAAAACGATCAAACTCTTCTTCTGTCATAGGACAATTAAGATAGGCTGCTTCGCCTTTATCATAACGTGACTTTAAATACACTTTCTCACGATCGATAGAGTCGGTTTCAATGATAGGTGCAGCGGCATCATAGAAGTATAAATACTCTTGACCTGTTAACTCTTGAAGTTTTTTTGATAAATCTTCAGATGTTAATGGACCTGTCGCAATAATCGTAGGTCCTTCCGGAATATCCGAAATTTCTTCATTGAATACTGTCACATTTGGGTGATTTTTCACACGATCCGTTACAGCGGCAGCAAATTCATGGCGGTCCACAGCTAAAGCTCCACCAGCAGGAACGCTTGAGTCATCCGCTGATGCAATAATGACTGAGTCAAGATAACGCATTTCTTGTTTTAGTACACCTACAGCATTTGTTAAACCATTTGCACGAAGGGAGTTACTACACACTAATTCAGCAAATTTATCAGTATGATGAGCAGGTGTTTGCTTGACTGGTCTCATCTCATATAAGTGAACGTTAATCCCACGTTTTGCAATTTGCCAAGCTGCTTCACTACCCGCAAGGCCTGCGCCAATTACGTTTACATGTTGCTGTTTCATATCAATCGCCTCCACTCTTATTCATTCAAAAAGGTCTGAACCGATACTATCGCAAGAACAAGAATAGACACATCTCGTTTCGCTCCTGCAAATAGTAGTTCAGACCCTTGGTTTTTTCTACTTCAATTGTTATCCATTCTTTACTTCATGTCGTGAAATAAAACGTATAGCAATTGCTTCAATGAACCATGTAAGGTAATGATCATTCGTGATCATCAAGTATTTGCTTAAATCCTAGTACATCATAATACTTTTTTCGTCAAGATTCAACATTAACTTTACTAATTGGATTCTTCTTTATAATCACAAGACGAACATTGAACGTTTACGCCTTTTTTCGTCTTCTTTTCTACCATCATCTTTTGACACTTAGGACATTCTCGTGAAATTGGTTTATCCCAAGAAATGAATTCACATTCAGGGTAACGATCACACCCGTAGAACGTACGACGTTTTTTACTTTTACGTTCAACGATATTTCCTTCTTTACAAGTTGGGCATTTTACACCAATGTCTTTTACGATTGCTTTTGTATTTCGACATTCCGGGAAATTTGAGCATGCCATAAACTTACCATAGCGCCCCATTTTGTAAACCATCTCATGTCCGCACTTCTCGCAATCTTCTCCTGCAGGTTCGTCTTTGATTTCAACTTCCTTCATTTCCTCTTCAGCCACTTTTAAGCGTTTGTCGAATCCTTGATAGAATTGGTCAATAATTTTTACCCATTCGTTATCACCTTCTTCGACAGAGTCTAAGTCGGTTTCCATCTTCGCCGTAAATTCCACATCAAGAATTTCTGGGAAGAACTCAACGATTAACTCTAATACAATTTCTCCTAGCTCCGTTGGAATAAATCGTTTTTCTTCTAGAGCGACATAACCACGTTTTTGAATGGTATCAAGCGTTGGAGCATAAGTAGAAGGTCTTCCTATACCAAGCTCCTCCATCGTTTTTACGAGTCGCGCCTCAGTGTATCTCGGTGGTGGCTGAGTGAAATGTTGATTTGGATCAATGGATTCTTTTTTTACGGTTTGACCTTCTTCAAGATCTGGTAAGAGACGATCTTCTTCCTTTTTTCCATCATCATTTCCTTCGATGTATACCTTCATAAATCCTGGGAATTTAACTTTCGAACCTGTTGCTCTAAATAGCACACCTTCATTCGTTAAGTCTACAGACATTGTATCCATAATAGCCGGGGCCATTTCACTTGCTACTAGTCGTTCCCAAATTAATCGGTACAATCGAAGCTGATCACGAGATAAATACGTTTTTAAGCTTTTTGGATCCTGTACTACAACCGTTGGACGTATCGCTTCATGCGCATCTTGTGATTTTTTATCTTTCTTCACGGTGCGTTGGCCACTTCGTGTGTATTCTTTTCCATAATTATCTTCAATGTATTGCTTTGTTTCGTTTTGAGCCGTTTCAGAAATTCTAGTCGAATCTGTACGCATATACGTAATTAGTCCAACGGTTCCTTCTTTTCCGAGGTCAATCCCCTCGTATAATTGCTGGGCAATCATCATTGTCTTTTTTGCTCTAAAGTTTAACTTACGAGCTGCCTCTTGCTGTAAAGAAGACGTGGTAAATGGTGAAACTGGATTACGTTTACGTTCCTTTTTCTTCACTGACGTCACATCAAATGAATCACCTTGAAGCTTTTTTAAAATGGCTTGTACGTCTTCTTCTGATTTCAACTCCTGCTTTTTACCATCAACTCCGTAGAATTTGGCATCAAACTGCTCATCATTTAATGAAAATGACCCTGGAATGGTCCAATATTCTTCTGGTATAAACTTCTTAATTTCTTTTTCACGCTCAATAATCATTTTGACAGCTACGGATTGTACGCGTCCGGCACTTAAACCTTTTTTCACTTTTTTCCATAGCAACGGACTAATGTTGTAACCAACAAGTCGATCGAGAATTCTTCTTGCTTGTTGGGCATCTACTAGGTCCATATTTATTTTTCTTGGAGTTTTAAATGCATCTTTAATGGCTTGTTTTGTAATTTCATTAAATACAACTCGACAATCTGAATCCTGATCCATGTTGAGGCTATGCGCTAAATGCCATGCAATCGCTTCCCCTTCACGATCCGGGTCAGCCGCTAAGTAAATTCGTTTTACTTTTTTTGCAGCAGTCTTTAATTCTTTCAACACAGGACCTTTCCCGCGAATCGTAATATACTTTGGTTGAAAATTTTCTTCAACGTCTACTCCCATTTGACTTTTTGGTAAGTCTCTGACATGTCCCATTGAAGCCTTTACAATGTATTTTTTGCCTAAATATTTACCAATGGTCTTTGCTTTGGCGGGAGATT
Above is a genomic segment from Bacillus sp. FJAT-45037 containing:
- the codY gene encoding GTP-sensing pleiotropic transcriptional regulator CodY, which gives rise to MNLLSRTRQINEMLQKSGGQQVNFKDMAETLRDAISANVFVVSRRGKLLGFSIKQEIENERMKKMLEDRQFPEEYTGGLSKVEETSPNLDIHSDYTAFPIENKDLFQHGLTTIVPILGGGQRLGTLILARLNDSFNDDDLILAEYGATVVGMEILHEKTQEIEGEARSKAVVQMAISSLSYSELEAVEHIFQELDGKEGLLVASKIADRVGITRSVIVNALRKLESAGVIESRSLGMKGTYIKVLNDKFLMELDKIKTK
- the hslU gene encoding ATP-dependent protease ATPase subunit HslU, which gives rise to MNSNLTPKEIVERLNQYIVGQEGAKKSVAIALRNRYRRSLLDEKLRDEVTPKNILMIGPTGVGKTEIARRLAKLVGAPFIKVEATKFTEVGYVGRDVESMVRDLVETSVRIIKEEKMDGVKEEALKRANERIVELLIPSKKKPSSSYKNPFEMIFGNQPGQKGEEDDTNVEEATLKDQRRRAAHQLALGELEDRMITLEVEEQTQSFMDMFQGAGMEQMGMNMQDMLGSMMPKKRKKRTMSISDARKILTEEEAQKLIDMDEVTQVAVERAEQLGIIFIDEIDKVAGKSQQTADVSREGVQRDILPIVEGSTIVTKHGAVKTDHMLFIGAGAFHIAKPSDLIPELQGRFPIRVELNNLTVDDFVRILVEPDNALLKQYSALLETEGIKVTFTDEAVRKIAKIATEVNQDTENIGARRLHTVLEKLLEDLSYEACDITLEEIVITPEYVEEKLASIAKNRDLSQYIL
- the hslV gene encoding ATP-dependent protease subunit HslV produces the protein MTFHATTIFAVQHNGQCAMAGDGQVTFGNAVVMKHTAKKVRKIYQGKVLAGFAGSVADAFTLFEKFESRLEEYNGNLQRASVELAKEWRSDKVLRRLEAMLIVMDREHVLLVSGTGEVIEPDDGILAIGSGGNYALSAGRALKKHAPNLSAKEIATAALETAGEICVYTNLNLVVEELL
- the xerC gene encoding tyrosine recombinase XerC, which gives rise to MKVEEGWIRAFIRYLQVEKNYSLHTINHYERDIEHFCQFMDEHTCHSFTDVTQLFVRSYLTALHEQSYKRNSVARKISAMRSFFHFLIREKHIDQNVFAQTHLPKKSMKLPTFLYEEEMLQLFEAFSGEGPLDFRDRAILELIYATGMRVSECSQLIVSDIDFHIGTVFVTGKGRKERYIPVGSFAIDALSEYLNDARVNLLKKGNGETKHLFLNYRGGPLSDRSIRTIVSKRVQQANLHQHVRPHDLRHSFATHLLNNGADLRVVQELLGHEQLSTTQIYTHVTKDRLRDVYKNHHPRA
- the trmFO gene encoding FADH(2)-oxidizing methylenetetrahydrofolate--tRNA-(uracil(54)-C(5))-methyltransferase TrmFO, giving the protein MKQQHVNVIGAGLAGSEAAWQIAKRGINVHLYEMRPVKQTPAHHTDKFAELVCSNSLRANGLTNAVGVLKQEMRYLDSVIIASADDSSVPAGGALAVDRHEFAAAVTDRVKNHPNVTVFNEEISDIPEGPTIIATGPLTSEDLSKKLQELTGQEYLYFYDAAAPIIETDSIDREKVYLKSRYDKGEAAYLNCPMTEEEFDRFYEALISAETVPLKEFEKEIFFEGCMPIEVMAKRGKKTMLFGPLKPVGLEHPETGKRPYAVVQLRQDNQSGTLYNLVGFQTHLKWGPQKEVLKLIPGLENAEVVRYGVMHRNTFINSPNLLKPTYQYKDREDLFFAGQITGVEGYVESAAAGLIAGLNAVRLIEEKELVTLPEETILGSMANYITTANPKNFQPMNANFGLLPPLENRIRNKKERYEQLASRALGSIQNFVKKL